A region of Thermothielavioides terrestris NRRL 8126 chromosome 6, complete sequence DNA encodes the following proteins:
- a CDS encoding histone H4-like protein (Contains conserved domain H4[cd00076], Histone H4) — MTGRGKGGKGLGKGGAKRHRKILRDNIQGITKPAIRRLARRGGVKRISAMIYEETRGVLKSFLEGVIRDAVTYTEHAKRKTVTSLDVVYALKRQGRTLYGFGG, encoded by the exons ATGACTGGAC GTGGCAAGGGCGGCAAGGGCctcggcaagggcggcgccaAGCGCCACCGCAAGATTCTTCGCGACAACATCCAGGGCATCACCAAGCCCGCCATCCGCCGTCTGGCTCGCCGTGGCGGTGTCAAGCGTATCTCTGCCA TGATCTACGAGGAGACCCGCGGTGTCCTCAAGTCCTTCCTCGAGGGTGTCATCCGTGACGCCGTCACCTACACCGAGCACGCCAAGCGCAAGACGGTCACGTCGCTCGACGTCGTCTACGCCCTCAAGCGGCAAGGCCGCACCCTCTACGGCTTCGGCGGCTAA